One region of Pieris rapae chromosome Z, ilPieRapa1.1, whole genome shotgun sequence genomic DNA includes:
- the LOC110999036 gene encoding sodium-dependent dopamine transporter-like, with amino-acid sequence MHKTTVDLTTSTSTSLSDKNEFHADVHFRWDSIRKFIYVGYAYSSSIFSFDIFSKVVIENMTLVEFIICALTMGMAYMFMDFFIKQYTRKLDTNENINPLLRGVSFGILLQTTLWAIINATNLADSLRFLAITFLVEPGWMNCQTAKHALCIPSEDVVLRCKAKNITNILSTSVHFHYEKLFINFDRSNLSTKFFIIAIVWLFNFFISTIADRALLKLFKITFLWRTLSTLFIVIVLLFTSYTKTAFYQILDLTDPRKKYPSSLSRANEIFGVGLIGVYDFGTMSPFTMIDTTVVIFTVVTTAIAFARSLIVRSLYAALSSCIEIKIAVTPHYLLFVMIPLSVEFMDLHKLYMFYVYLNLTVSLVPGLAMLTLTISKLLHNEFRSVKYIYIIGISCFLGFTLSLPLTVLPINKLNGLMIGHKLSSLYLGGFKAMIVMWMYGVKKFSADIQFWLGFKPTVYWRTVWMLLPVTFCVLIVNKINELSKLNDLQQQILAIVWVVFSFLIVAVFQIKTIARYILQSNLSGILRSSTKYGPIDPDDRKRRKCFDETTTSRQCSHNCIMLSEKFECNHLPLIFKRQSKTSNDSSLRHIFDASASRKRVSSVVDISYNNYN; translated from the exons ATGCACAAGACTACCGTAGACCTGACAACTAGCACGTCCACTTCATTAAGTGATAaaaat GAGTTCCATGCAGATGTCCATTTCAGATGGGATAGTATTAGGAAGTTCATATATGTTGGATATGCGTATAGCTCCTCCATATTttcatttgatatattttccaAAGTGGTCATAGAAAACA TGACGCTTGTTGAGTTTATTATTTGTGCGCTAACAATGGGCATGGCGTATATGTTTATGGACTTTTTCATAAAACAGTACACAAGAAAATTAGACACGAATGAGAATATAAATCCATTATTAAGAGGTGTGTCATTtggtattttattgcaaacaaCATTGTGGGCGATAATC AACGCTACAAATCTGGCTGATTCGCTGCGATTTTTGGCTATTACCTTTCTTGTGGAACCTGGCTGGATGAATTGTCAGACAGCGAAACACGCCTTATGTATACCGTCAGAAGACGTCGTTCTACGATGCAAGgccaaaaatataacaaatatattatctacatCTGTACATTTTCATTATGA AAAACTCTTTATAAACTTTGATAGAAGCAACCTATCGACAAAGTTCTTTATTATTGCGATCGTTTGGctgttcaatttttttatctcaaCAATCGCTGATAGAGCTCTTTTAAAG ctatttaaaattacatttctttgGAGGACGCTATCAACGCTGTTTATTGTGATTGTGCTATTATTTACTTCATACACCAAGACGGCGTTCTATCAGATATTGGATTTGACAGATCCGAGGAAGAAATAC CCGTCATCGTTGAGTCGAGCGAACGAAATATTCGGGGTAGGTTTAATTGGAGTTTACGATTTTGGTACGATGTCCCCATTTACCATGATCGATACGACAGTTGTTATTTTCACTGTTGTCACTACAGCGATTGCGTTCGCTAGATCGCTTATAGTAAGATCGCTTTATGCAGCGCTTTCTAGCTGTATTGAAATCAAGATAGCTGTTACGCCCCATTATTTGCTCTTCGTTATGATACCGCTGAGCGTCGAATTTATGGATCTACATAAGCTATACATGTTCTACGTGTATTTGAACTTGACAGTGTCTCTTGTGCCGGGGCTG GCTATGCTAACTTTAACCATATCGAAATTACTTCACAACGAATTCCGATCcgttaaatacatttacattattgGAATATCGTGCTTTTTGGGGTTTACTCTATCCTTGCCTTTGACCGTG TTGCCAATAAACAAACTAAATGGGCTGATGATTGGCCATAAGTTAAGTTCATTGTACTTAGGCGGTTTCAAAGCTATGATCGTCATGTGGATGTATGGAGTGAAGAAATTTTCTGCAGATATACAATTTTGGCTAGGCTTCAAGCCAACTGTGTACTGGAGAACTGTTTGGATGCTTTTACCTGTAACATTTTGC gtactgattgtaaataaaattaacgagTTAAgcaaattaaatgatttacagCAACAAATTTTAGCAATTGTTTGGGtggtattttcatttttaattgttgctgtatttcaaattaaaacgattgcaagatatattttacaaagc aatttatcgGGTATATTGCGTAGCAGTACAAAATACGGCCCAATAGATCCCGATGACCGGAAGCGAAGGAAATGTTTTGACGAGACAACTACGAGCCGCCAATGCAGCCATAACTGTATAATGTTATCT gaaaaatTTGAATGTAATCATTTACCGTTGATATTCAAGCGTCAATCAAAAACAAGTAATGATTCGTCTCTCAGGCATATATTCGACGCCAGCGCATCTAGAAAGAGGGTCTCAAGTGTGGTTGATATTTcgtataataactataattaa